One Rosa chinensis cultivar Old Blush chromosome 5, RchiOBHm-V2, whole genome shotgun sequence genomic region harbors:
- the LOC112167814 gene encoding UDP-glycosyltransferase 87A1 isoform X3, producing the protein MNTTPTVCHVVAVPYPGRGHVNPMINLCKLLASKKDHIRITIVVTEEWLGFIASDPKPHQISFASIPNVLPSELVRSKNYPEFYDAVMTKMEAPFEELMGRIQPPVTVIIADTELLWAIPAGRRRNIPVASLWTASASVFATKCEELKMDLLEDGELKLDQTGELGELEDPRVIKLAMECIAMVSKANYLLLSSVYELESKVVDTLRTECTFPVYPIGPAIPYLELECDNGLDYLKWLDSQPKDSVLYISLGSYLLVSSTQMDEFAAGLRKSGIRFLWVARGESARLKERSGDMGLVVPWCDQLKVLCHTSVGGFWTHCGWNSTLEAVFAGVPMLTSPLAFDQFPNSWRIVEEWKIGRQAVKREVEADQDSMTREDIADIVQSFMDLESSDGKEMRKRVKELSTLCHGATAKGGSSDKNLDDFIMDITKAAAI; encoded by the exons ATGAATACAACCCCCACCGTCTGCCACGTGGTGGCAGTGCCATATCCCGGCAGAGGCCACGTCAACCCCATGATCAACCTCTGCAAACTACTAGCTTCAAAGAAAGACCACATTCGAATCACCATTGTCGTCACAGAGGAGTGGCTTGGCTTCATAGCCTCTGATCCCAAGCCTCACCAAATCAGCTTCGCTAGCATCCCAAACGTTCTTCCATCTGAGCTAGTTCGCAGTAAAAACTACCCTGAATTTTACGATGCAGTGATGACAAAAATGGAAGCTCCATTTGAAGAGTTAATGGGTCGAATTCAGCCTCCGGTGACGGTGATTATAGCAGACACCGAACTTCTTTGGGCCATTCCCGCCGGCCGCAGGAGGAATATTCCGGTGGCATCGCTCTGGACAGCGTCGGCGTCAGTCTTTGCAACCAAATGTGAAGAGTTGAAGATGGATTTGTTAG AAGATGGAGAGCTGAAATTGGACCAAACAGGTGAGCTGGGAGAGCTAGAGGACCCAAGAGTAATCAAGCTCGCTATGGAGTGCATTGCAATGGTTTCGAAAGCGAATTACCTACTATTGAGTTCAGTGTATGAGCTTGAATCCAAAGTTGTAGACACTTTACGAACAGAATGCACTTTCCCTGTGTACCCAATTGGTCCGGCAATACCTTATTTAGAGCTTGAATGTGACAATGGCCTTGACTATCTGAAATGGCTAGATTCCCAACCTAAAGACTCTGTCTTGTACATCTCGTTGGGGAGTTATCTTTTGGTTTCGAGCACCCAAATGGACGAATTTGCTGCTGGGCTTCGAAAGAGTGGGATTCGGTTCTTATGGGTTGCTAGGGGAGAGAGTGCTAGGTTGAAAGAGAGGTCTGGTGATATGGGGTTAGTGGTGCCATGGTGTGACCAATTGAAGGTGTTATGTCATACTTCTGTTGGTGGTTTTTGGACTCATTGTGGGTGGAACTCGACTCTAGAAGCTGTGTTTGCTGGTGTTCCAATGCTTACTTCCCCTTTGGCTTTTGATCAATTTCCTAACAGTTGGCGAATTGTTGAAGAGTGGAAGATTGGCCGCCAGGCAGTTAAGAGAGAGGTAGAAGCTGATCAAGACTCGATGACAAGGGAAGATATTGCTGACATTGTGCAGAGTTTCATGGATCTTGAAAGCAGTGATGGAAAGGAGATGAGAAAAAGAGTGAAGGAACTCAGCACTTTGTGTCACGGAGCAACTGCAAAAGGTGGTTCATCTGATAAGAACCTTGATGATTTTATCATGGACATAACCAAAGCTGCAGCTATCTGA
- the LOC112168047 gene encoding UDP-glycosyltransferase 87A1: MDSGRKEPTTVCHVVAIPYPGRGHVNPMMNLCKLLASQNSNVLITFVVTEEWLGFIGSEPKPDNVVFATIPNVIPSELVRAAHMVAFFEALMTKMEAPFDLLVDRLEPPPSLILGDTYLPWAVRVGNRRRIPAASFWPMSASVFSVFQHFHLLKENGHFPIDLSEKGNDRVDYIPGVSSTPIQDFPPLMHGKTPTILRVVLEAFSWVPKAQYLLFSSIYELETEVIDVLRSEFSLPIYTVGPLIPYFKANDHLSNVDHSQWLDSQPCSSVLYISMGSFLSVSSAQMDEIAAGFHKSGVRFFWVARGDTGRLQEVCGDKGLVVPWCDQLSLLNHSCIGGFLTHCGWNSVKEGVSAGIPFLTFPLNIDQGMNGKAIVEDWKIGWRVKSTEAKIDHLVTSEEIAGLVKKFMDLEDGEGKDMRRRAREFQQICHGAIAEGGSSESNISTFISDIC; the protein is encoded by the exons ATGGATTCCGGCCGCAAAGAACCAACCACCGTCTGCCACGTAGTGGCCATACCCTATCCCGGCCGGGGCCACGTCAACCCCATGATGAACCTCTGCAAGTTACTAGCTTCACAAAACAGCAACGTTCTCATCACCTTCGTCGTCACAGAAGAGTGGCTCGGCTTCATCGGTTCGGAACCAAAGCCGGACAACGTTGTCTTCGCCACAATCCCCAACGTTATCCCATCGGAGCTGGTCCGCGCAGCCCACATGGTTGCCTTCTTCGAAGCTCTCATGACCAAAATGGAAGCTCCGTTTGATCTGCTCGTGGATCGGCTGGAGCCGCCGCCGAGTTTGATACTGGGTGACACTTACCTGCCTTGGGCAGTTCGTGTCGGCAACCGGAGGAGGATCCCGGCGGCGTCGTTTTGGCCGATGTCGGCGTCCGTTTTCTCGGTGTTCCAACATTTTCATCTTCTAAAGGAAAATGGTCATTTCCCTATTGACTTGTCGG AGAAGGGCAATGACCGTGTCGATTACATCCCTGGAGTTTCTTCTACACCAATCCAAGACTTTCCCCCTTTGATGCATGGAAAAACCCCAACTATACTCCGTGTCGTTCTTGAAGCATTTTCCTGGGTACCTAAAGCACAATACCTCTTATTCTCATCCATCTATGAGCTTGAAACCGAAGTCATTGACGTTTTAAGATCAGAATTCTCACTACCAATTTACACAGTTGGCCCATTAATACCTTACTTCAAAGCTAATGACCACCTGAGTAATGTTGACCATTCACAATGGCTAGATTCTCAACCTTGTAGCTCGGTCTTGTACATCTCCATGGGAAGCTTTTTGTCAGTTTCTAGTGCCCAAATGGATGAGATTGCAGCTGGTTTTCACAAAAGCGGTGTCCGGTTCTTCTGGGTAGCTCGTGGTGATACCGGTAGGTTACAAGAGGTTTGTGGTGATAAGGGGTTAGTAGTGCCGTGGTGTGACCAATTGAGTTTGTTGAACCATTCTTGCATAGGGGGTTTCTTGACACATTGTGGGTGGAACTCAGTTAAAGAAGGTGTTTCCGCCGGTATTCCTTTTCTTACCTTTCCATTAAATATAGATCAAGGTATGAATGGGAAGGCGATTGTGGAGGATTGGAAGATTGGGTGGAGGGTGAAGAGTACTGAGGCTAAAATAGATCATTTGGTGACGAGCGAGGAAATTGCAGGGTTGGTGAAGAAATTTATGGATTTGGAGGACGGGGAAGGGAAAGACATGAGGAGAAGAGCCAGAGAGTTTCAGCAGATATGTCATGGTGCAATTGCAGAGGGTGGATCATCTGAAAGTAACATTAGCACCTTCATTAGTGACATTTGTTAA
- the LOC112166542 gene encoding UDP-glycosyltransferase 87A1 isoform X2, protein MDSATIRQPNGVCHIVAMPHPGRGHINPMMNLCNLLVSQKSDILITFVLTEEWLGLIGSQAKPDNIRFATIPNVVPSEKERAADMVAFFEAVMTKMEVPFEQLLEVLEPPPSAIVADTFLPWAVAVGNRRNISSASFWPMTGSHFSVFQHFHLFQQNGHFPIDLLEKGNERVDYIPGVSSIRLADTTNFIDGSQSKILDNILKAFSWVPKAQYLFVTSIYELETQVIDAIRSELSQPVYTIGPLLPSFKAISPTGTNHLQWLDSQPCSSVLYISMGSFLSVSSAQMDEIAVGLRKSGVRFFWVARTETNRLQEVCGDMGLVVPWCDQFRVLCHSSVGGYWSHCGWNSVRECVFGGVPFLTFPITFDQGTNSKVVVEDWKIGWRVKSTEVKIDHLVTSEEIAVLVKKFMDLEDDEGKELRRRTSQLQQIWKGAIAEGGSTKTDINAFIRDISQSLEG, encoded by the exons ATGGATTCCGCCACCATAAGACAACCAAACGGCGTCTGCCACATAGTGGCCATGCCCCATCCCGGCCGGGGTCACATAAACCCTATGATGAACCTCTGCAACTTGCTAGTTTCCCAAAAGAGTGATATTCTAATAACCTTCGTCCTCACAGAAGAGTGGCTCGGCTTAATTGGGTCTCAAGCCAAGCCAGACAACATTCGCTTTGCCACAATCCCTAATGTGGTCCCATCGGAGAAGGAACGTGCCGCCGATATGGTTGCGTTCTTTGAAGCCGTCATGACCAAAATGGAAGTTCCGTTTGAGCAACTCCTGGAGGTTCTCGAGCCACCACCTAGTGCCATTGTGGCTGACACTTTCCTGCCTTGGGCAGTCGCCGTCGGCAACCGGAGGAACATTTCTTCGGCATCGTTTTGGCCAATGACAGGGTCCCATTTCTCCGTGTTCCAGCATTTTCATCTCTTCCAGCAAAATGGACACTTCCCAattgatttgttag AGAAGGGCAATGAACGTGTTGATTACATCCCAGGAGTTTCTTCCATACGGTTAGCGGACACTACTAATTTCATTGATGGAAGCCAATCAAAAATTCTGGACAATATACTCAAGGCTTTTTCTTGGGTGCCCAAAGCACAATATCTCTTTGTCACCTCTATCTATGAGCTTGAAACCCAAGTGATTGATGCTATAAGATCAGAACTCTCACAACCAGTTTACACAATAGGCCCATTACTACCTTCCTTCAAAGCTATCAGTCCCACTGGTACTAACCATCTACAATGGTTGGATTCTCAACCTTGTAGCTCTGTTTTATATATCTCTATGGGAAGCTTTCTTTCAGTTTCAAGTGCCCAAATGGATGAGATCGCAGTTGGTTTGCGAAAGAGTGGTGTTCGATTCTTTTGGGTTGCTCGCACTGAAACGAATAGGTTACAAGAGGTTTGTGGTGATATGGGGTTAGTTGTTCCCTGGTGTGACCAGTTTAGAGTGTTGTGCCATTCTTCTGTTGGTGGGTATTGGTCACATTGTGGATGGAACTCAGTTAGAGAATGTGTTTTTGGAGGTGTTCCTTTTCTTACCTTTCCCATAACTTTCGATCAAGGCACAAATAGTAAGGTGGTTGTGGAGGATTGGAAAATTGGGTGGAGGGTGAAGAGTACTGAGGTGAAAATCGACCATTTGGTGACAAGTGAGGAAATTGCAGTGTTAGTGAAAAAATTTATGGATTTGGAGGATGATGAAGGGAAAGAATTGAGAAGGAGAACAAGTCAACTCCAACAGATATGGAAAGGTGCCATTGCAGAAGGCGGTTCAACTAAAACTGACATCAATGCGTTCATTAGAGACATTTCACAGAGCCTTGAGGGTTAA
- the LOC112166542 gene encoding UDP-glycosyltransferase 87A1 isoform X1, with protein sequence MDSATIRQPNGVCHIVAMPHPGRGHINPMMNLCNLLVSQKSDILITFVLTEEWLGLIGSQAKPDNIRFATIPNVVPSEKERAADMVAFFEAVMTKMEVPFEQLLEVLEPPPSAIVADTFLPWAVAVGNRRNISSASFWPMTGSHFSVFQHFHLFQQNGHFPIDLLGYQSTIHFYQCLVVQVVRSLFPLSKVSSSNLVNGAASIERAFPLNRVRPGSRWISPCLRHNYCLTEKGNERVDYIPGVSSIRLADTTNFIDGSQSKILDNILKAFSWVPKAQYLFVTSIYELETQVIDAIRSELSQPVYTIGPLLPSFKAISPTGTNHLQWLDSQPCSSVLYISMGSFLSVSSAQMDEIAVGLRKSGVRFFWVARTETNRLQEVCGDMGLVVPWCDQFRVLCHSSVGGYWSHCGWNSVRECVFGGVPFLTFPITFDQGTNSKVVVEDWKIGWRVKSTEVKIDHLVTSEEIAVLVKKFMDLEDDEGKELRRRTSQLQQIWKGAIAEGGSTKTDINAFIRDISQSLEG encoded by the exons ATGGATTCCGCCACCATAAGACAACCAAACGGCGTCTGCCACATAGTGGCCATGCCCCATCCCGGCCGGGGTCACATAAACCCTATGATGAACCTCTGCAACTTGCTAGTTTCCCAAAAGAGTGATATTCTAATAACCTTCGTCCTCACAGAAGAGTGGCTCGGCTTAATTGGGTCTCAAGCCAAGCCAGACAACATTCGCTTTGCCACAATCCCTAATGTGGTCCCATCGGAGAAGGAACGTGCCGCCGATATGGTTGCGTTCTTTGAAGCCGTCATGACCAAAATGGAAGTTCCGTTTGAGCAACTCCTGGAGGTTCTCGAGCCACCACCTAGTGCCATTGTGGCTGACACTTTCCTGCCTTGGGCAGTCGCCGTCGGCAACCGGAGGAACATTTCTTCGGCATCGTTTTGGCCAATGACAGGGTCCCATTTCTCCGTGTTCCAGCATTTTCATCTCTTCCAGCAAAATGGACACTTCCCAattgatttgttag GGTATCAAAGTACTATTCACTTTTACCAATGCTTGGTGGTTCAAGTGGTAAGGAGCCTGTTCCCCTTAAGCAAGGTCTCGAGTTCGAACCTTGTGAATGGAGCAGCCAGCATTGAGAGAGCTTTCCCCCTAAATAGGGTCCGACCCGGCTCGAGATGGATTAGTCCTTGCCTACGG CATAATTATTGTTTGACAGAGAAGGGCAATGAACGTGTTGATTACATCCCAGGAGTTTCTTCCATACGGTTAGCGGACACTACTAATTTCATTGATGGAAGCCAATCAAAAATTCTGGACAATATACTCAAGGCTTTTTCTTGGGTGCCCAAAGCACAATATCTCTTTGTCACCTCTATCTATGAGCTTGAAACCCAAGTGATTGATGCTATAAGATCAGAACTCTCACAACCAGTTTACACAATAGGCCCATTACTACCTTCCTTCAAAGCTATCAGTCCCACTGGTACTAACCATCTACAATGGTTGGATTCTCAACCTTGTAGCTCTGTTTTATATATCTCTATGGGAAGCTTTCTTTCAGTTTCAAGTGCCCAAATGGATGAGATCGCAGTTGGTTTGCGAAAGAGTGGTGTTCGATTCTTTTGGGTTGCTCGCACTGAAACGAATAGGTTACAAGAGGTTTGTGGTGATATGGGGTTAGTTGTTCCCTGGTGTGACCAGTTTAGAGTGTTGTGCCATTCTTCTGTTGGTGGGTATTGGTCACATTGTGGATGGAACTCAGTTAGAGAATGTGTTTTTGGAGGTGTTCCTTTTCTTACCTTTCCCATAACTTTCGATCAAGGCACAAATAGTAAGGTGGTTGTGGAGGATTGGAAAATTGGGTGGAGGGTGAAGAGTACTGAGGTGAAAATCGACCATTTGGTGACAAGTGAGGAAATTGCAGTGTTAGTGAAAAAATTTATGGATTTGGAGGATGATGAAGGGAAAGAATTGAGAAGGAGAACAAGTCAACTCCAACAGATATGGAAAGGTGCCATTGCAGAAGGCGGTTCAACTAAAACTGACATCAATGCGTTCATTAGAGACATTTCACAGAGCCTTGAGGGTTAA
- the LOC112164114 gene encoding UDP-glycosyltransferase 87A1 codes for MDFISGQLASICHVVAMPYPGRGHINTMMYLCKLLASQETDILITLVLTEECLGFIGSEDKLDNIRFATIPNVLPSELVHAADMNAFIEAALSRMEIPFDQLLDQLKPLPTLIVADTFLPWAVSVGNRRNIQVASFWPMSASIFSVFQYFHLFAQNGHFPVDLIDEGNECVDYIPGVSCTRLADLTNFIDGSKPYMLGNIIEDFSWVPKVQYLLLASIYELETTVIDILRLEFSLPVYTIGPLIPHFKANDPPSSGLDYLEWLNSQTFCCVLYISMGSFLSVSCAQMDEIAAGLCKSSVRFFWVARGETGRLREVCGDKGLVVPWCDQL; via the exons ATGGACTTCATCAGTGGACAACTGGCCAGTATCTGTCACGTGGTGGCCATGCCCTATCCAGGTCGGGGTCACATAAACACCATGATGTACCTCTGCAAGTTACTAGCTTCACAAGAAACTGACATTCTCATCACCTTAGTCCTCACGGAAGAGTGTTTAGGCTTCATAGGCTCTGAAGACAAGCTGGACAACATTCGGTTTGCCACAATTCCCAATGTTCTCCCATCAGAGCTGGTCCATGCTGCCGACATGAATGCCTTCATTGAAGCTGCCTTATCCAGAATGGAAATCCCATTTGATCAGCTCTTGGATCAGCTCAAGCCACTGCCTACTTTGATAGTGGCTGACACTTTCCTGCCTTGGGCAGTCAGTGTTGGAAATCGAAGAAATATCCAAGTAGCATCGTTTTGGCCGATGTCCGCATCCATTTTCTCTGTGTTCCAATATTTTCATCTTTTTGCCCAAAATGGGCACTTCCCAGTTGACTTGATAG ATGAGGGCAATGAATGTGTGGACTACATCCCAGGAGTTTCTTGTACAAGATTGGCAGACCTTACTAATTTCATCGATGGAAGCAAACCATATATGCTGGGAAACATCATTGAAGATTTTTCTTGGGTCCCCAAAGTACAATATCTCTTGCTTGCTTCTATCTATGAGCTTGAAACTACAGTCATTGACATTTTAAGATTAGAATTTTCACTGCCTGTTTATACAATTGGTCCATTGATACCTCACTTCAAAGCTAATGACCCTCCTAGTAGTGGTCTAGACTATCTAGAATGGCTAAATTCTCAAACTTTTTGCTGTGTCTTGTACATCTCAATGGGAAGCTTTCTTTCAGTCTCTTGTGCCCAAATGGATGAGATTGCAGCCGGTTTGTGCAAGAGCAGTGTTCGATTCTTTTGGGTAGCTCGTGGTGAAACCGGTAGGTTACGAGAGGTTTGTGGTGATAAGGGGTTAGTAGTGCCCTGGTGTGACCAATTGTGA
- the LOC112166542 gene encoding UDP-glycosyltransferase 87A1 isoform X3 — MDSATIRQPNGVCHIVAMPHPGRGHINPMMNLCNLLVSQKSDILITFVLTEEWLGLIGSQAKPDNIRFATIPNVVPSEKERAADMVAFFEAVMTKMEVPFEQLLEVLEPPPSAIVADTFLPWAVAVGNRRNISSASFWPMTGSHFSVFQHFHLFQQNGHFPIDLLGVSSIRLADTTNFIDGSQSKILDNILKAFSWVPKAQYLFVTSIYELETQVIDAIRSELSQPVYTIGPLLPSFKAISPTGTNHLQWLDSQPCSSVLYISMGSFLSVSSAQMDEIAVGLRKSGVRFFWVARTETNRLQEVCGDMGLVVPWCDQFRVLCHSSVGGYWSHCGWNSVRECVFGGVPFLTFPITFDQGTNSKVVVEDWKIGWRVKSTEVKIDHLVTSEEIAVLVKKFMDLEDDEGKELRRRTSQLQQIWKGAIAEGGSTKTDINAFIRDISQSLEG, encoded by the exons ATGGATTCCGCCACCATAAGACAACCAAACGGCGTCTGCCACATAGTGGCCATGCCCCATCCCGGCCGGGGTCACATAAACCCTATGATGAACCTCTGCAACTTGCTAGTTTCCCAAAAGAGTGATATTCTAATAACCTTCGTCCTCACAGAAGAGTGGCTCGGCTTAATTGGGTCTCAAGCCAAGCCAGACAACATTCGCTTTGCCACAATCCCTAATGTGGTCCCATCGGAGAAGGAACGTGCCGCCGATATGGTTGCGTTCTTTGAAGCCGTCATGACCAAAATGGAAGTTCCGTTTGAGCAACTCCTGGAGGTTCTCGAGCCACCACCTAGTGCCATTGTGGCTGACACTTTCCTGCCTTGGGCAGTCGCCGTCGGCAACCGGAGGAACATTTCTTCGGCATCGTTTTGGCCAATGACAGGGTCCCATTTCTCCGTGTTCCAGCATTTTCATCTCTTCCAGCAAAATGGACACTTCCCAattgatttgttag GAGTTTCTTCCATACGGTTAGCGGACACTACTAATTTCATTGATGGAAGCCAATCAAAAATTCTGGACAATATACTCAAGGCTTTTTCTTGGGTGCCCAAAGCACAATATCTCTTTGTCACCTCTATCTATGAGCTTGAAACCCAAGTGATTGATGCTATAAGATCAGAACTCTCACAACCAGTTTACACAATAGGCCCATTACTACCTTCCTTCAAAGCTATCAGTCCCACTGGTACTAACCATCTACAATGGTTGGATTCTCAACCTTGTAGCTCTGTTTTATATATCTCTATGGGAAGCTTTCTTTCAGTTTCAAGTGCCCAAATGGATGAGATCGCAGTTGGTTTGCGAAAGAGTGGTGTTCGATTCTTTTGGGTTGCTCGCACTGAAACGAATAGGTTACAAGAGGTTTGTGGTGATATGGGGTTAGTTGTTCCCTGGTGTGACCAGTTTAGAGTGTTGTGCCATTCTTCTGTTGGTGGGTATTGGTCACATTGTGGATGGAACTCAGTTAGAGAATGTGTTTTTGGAGGTGTTCCTTTTCTTACCTTTCCCATAACTTTCGATCAAGGCACAAATAGTAAGGTGGTTGTGGAGGATTGGAAAATTGGGTGGAGGGTGAAGAGTACTGAGGTGAAAATCGACCATTTGGTGACAAGTGAGGAAATTGCAGTGTTAGTGAAAAAATTTATGGATTTGGAGGATGATGAAGGGAAAGAATTGAGAAGGAGAACAAGTCAACTCCAACAGATATGGAAAGGTGCCATTGCAGAAGGCGGTTCAACTAAAACTGACATCAATGCGTTCATTAGAGACATTTCACAGAGCCTTGAGGGTTAA
- the LOC112167814 gene encoding UDP-glycosyltransferase 87A1 isoform X2, which translates to MQSNHSFMLVQVHGGALNNLSFTNRVRIFHTNKTVTSETPSFPSLYRRRMNTTPTVCHVVAVPYPGRGHVNPMINLCKLLASKKDHIRITIVVTEEWLGFIASDPKPHQISFASIPNVLPSELVRSKNYPEFYDAVMTKMEAPFEELMGRIQPPVTVIIADTELLWAIPAGRRRNIPVASLWTASASVFATKCEELKMDLLDGELKLDQTGELGELEDPRVIKLAMECIAMVSKANYLLLSSVYELESKVVDTLRTECTFPVYPIGPAIPYLELECDNGLDYLKWLDSQPKDSVLYISLGSYLLVSSTQMDEFAAGLRKSGIRFLWVARGESARLKERSGDMGLVVPWCDQLKVLCHTSVGGFWTHCGWNSTLEAVFAGVPMLTSPLAFDQFPNSWRIVEEWKIGRQAVKREVEADQDSMTREDIADIVQSFMDLESSDGKEMRKRVKELSTLCHGATAKGGSSDKNLDDFIMDITKAAAI; encoded by the exons atgcaatctaaccattcatttatgttggtgcaagtgcacggcggtgctctgaataatctctctttCACAAATAGGGTGCGCATTTTCCATACTAACAAAACCGTCACCTCAGAAACCCCCAGCTTCCCATCTCTTTATCGGAGACGCATGAATACAACCCCCACCGTCTGCCACGTGGTGGCAGTGCCATATCCCGGCAGAGGCCACGTCAACCCCATGATCAACCTCTGCAAACTACTAGCTTCAAAGAAAGACCACATTCGAATCACCATTGTCGTCACAGAGGAGTGGCTTGGCTTCATAGCCTCTGATCCCAAGCCTCACCAAATCAGCTTCGCTAGCATCCCAAACGTTCTTCCATCTGAGCTAGTTCGCAGTAAAAACTACCCTGAATTTTACGATGCAGTGATGACAAAAATGGAAGCTCCATTTGAAGAGTTAATGGGTCGAATTCAGCCTCCGGTGACGGTGATTATAGCAGACACCGAACTTCTTTGGGCCATTCCCGCCGGCCGCAGGAGGAATATTCCGGTGGCATCGCTCTGGACAGCGTCGGCGTCAGTCTTTGCAACCAAATGTGAAGAGTTGAAGATGGATTTGTTAG ATGGAGAGCTGAAATTGGACCAAACAGGTGAGCTGGGAGAGCTAGAGGACCCAAGAGTAATCAAGCTCGCTATGGAGTGCATTGCAATGGTTTCGAAAGCGAATTACCTACTATTGAGTTCAGTGTATGAGCTTGAATCCAAAGTTGTAGACACTTTACGAACAGAATGCACTTTCCCTGTGTACCCAATTGGTCCGGCAATACCTTATTTAGAGCTTGAATGTGACAATGGCCTTGACTATCTGAAATGGCTAGATTCCCAACCTAAAGACTCTGTCTTGTACATCTCGTTGGGGAGTTATCTTTTGGTTTCGAGCACCCAAATGGACGAATTTGCTGCTGGGCTTCGAAAGAGTGGGATTCGGTTCTTATGGGTTGCTAGGGGAGAGAGTGCTAGGTTGAAAGAGAGGTCTGGTGATATGGGGTTAGTGGTGCCATGGTGTGACCAATTGAAGGTGTTATGTCATACTTCTGTTGGTGGTTTTTGGACTCATTGTGGGTGGAACTCGACTCTAGAAGCTGTGTTTGCTGGTGTTCCAATGCTTACTTCCCCTTTGGCTTTTGATCAATTTCCTAACAGTTGGCGAATTGTTGAAGAGTGGAAGATTGGCCGCCAGGCAGTTAAGAGAGAGGTAGAAGCTGATCAAGACTCGATGACAAGGGAAGATATTGCTGACATTGTGCAGAGTTTCATGGATCTTGAAAGCAGTGATGGAAAGGAGATGAGAAAAAGAGTGAAGGAACTCAGCACTTTGTGTCACGGAGCAACTGCAAAAGGTGGTTCATCTGATAAGAACCTTGATGATTTTATCATGGACATAACCAAAGCTGCAGCTATCTGA
- the LOC112167814 gene encoding UDP-glycosyltransferase 87A1 isoform X1 — MQSNHSFMLVQVHGGALNNLSFTNRVRIFHTNKTVTSETPSFPSLYRRRMNTTPTVCHVVAVPYPGRGHVNPMINLCKLLASKKDHIRITIVVTEEWLGFIASDPKPHQISFASIPNVLPSELVRSKNYPEFYDAVMTKMEAPFEELMGRIQPPVTVIIADTELLWAIPAGRRRNIPVASLWTASASVFATKCEELKMDLLEDGELKLDQTGELGELEDPRVIKLAMECIAMVSKANYLLLSSVYELESKVVDTLRTECTFPVYPIGPAIPYLELECDNGLDYLKWLDSQPKDSVLYISLGSYLLVSSTQMDEFAAGLRKSGIRFLWVARGESARLKERSGDMGLVVPWCDQLKVLCHTSVGGFWTHCGWNSTLEAVFAGVPMLTSPLAFDQFPNSWRIVEEWKIGRQAVKREVEADQDSMTREDIADIVQSFMDLESSDGKEMRKRVKELSTLCHGATAKGGSSDKNLDDFIMDITKAAAI; from the exons atgcaatctaaccattcatttatgttggtgcaagtgcacggcggtgctctgaataatctctctttCACAAATAGGGTGCGCATTTTCCATACTAACAAAACCGTCACCTCAGAAACCCCCAGCTTCCCATCTCTTTATCGGAGACGCATGAATACAACCCCCACCGTCTGCCACGTGGTGGCAGTGCCATATCCCGGCAGAGGCCACGTCAACCCCATGATCAACCTCTGCAAACTACTAGCTTCAAAGAAAGACCACATTCGAATCACCATTGTCGTCACAGAGGAGTGGCTTGGCTTCATAGCCTCTGATCCCAAGCCTCACCAAATCAGCTTCGCTAGCATCCCAAACGTTCTTCCATCTGAGCTAGTTCGCAGTAAAAACTACCCTGAATTTTACGATGCAGTGATGACAAAAATGGAAGCTCCATTTGAAGAGTTAATGGGTCGAATTCAGCCTCCGGTGACGGTGATTATAGCAGACACCGAACTTCTTTGGGCCATTCCCGCCGGCCGCAGGAGGAATATTCCGGTGGCATCGCTCTGGACAGCGTCGGCGTCAGTCTTTGCAACCAAATGTGAAGAGTTGAAGATGGATTTGTTAG AAGATGGAGAGCTGAAATTGGACCAAACAGGTGAGCTGGGAGAGCTAGAGGACCCAAGAGTAATCAAGCTCGCTATGGAGTGCATTGCAATGGTTTCGAAAGCGAATTACCTACTATTGAGTTCAGTGTATGAGCTTGAATCCAAAGTTGTAGACACTTTACGAACAGAATGCACTTTCCCTGTGTACCCAATTGGTCCGGCAATACCTTATTTAGAGCTTGAATGTGACAATGGCCTTGACTATCTGAAATGGCTAGATTCCCAACCTAAAGACTCTGTCTTGTACATCTCGTTGGGGAGTTATCTTTTGGTTTCGAGCACCCAAATGGACGAATTTGCTGCTGGGCTTCGAAAGAGTGGGATTCGGTTCTTATGGGTTGCTAGGGGAGAGAGTGCTAGGTTGAAAGAGAGGTCTGGTGATATGGGGTTAGTGGTGCCATGGTGTGACCAATTGAAGGTGTTATGTCATACTTCTGTTGGTGGTTTTTGGACTCATTGTGGGTGGAACTCGACTCTAGAAGCTGTGTTTGCTGGTGTTCCAATGCTTACTTCCCCTTTGGCTTTTGATCAATTTCCTAACAGTTGGCGAATTGTTGAAGAGTGGAAGATTGGCCGCCAGGCAGTTAAGAGAGAGGTAGAAGCTGATCAAGACTCGATGACAAGGGAAGATATTGCTGACATTGTGCAGAGTTTCATGGATCTTGAAAGCAGTGATGGAAAGGAGATGAGAAAAAGAGTGAAGGAACTCAGCACTTTGTGTCACGGAGCAACTGCAAAAGGTGGTTCATCTGATAAGAACCTTGATGATTTTATCATGGACATAACCAAAGCTGCAGCTATCTGA